Proteins encoded in a region of the Vicia villosa cultivar HV-30 ecotype Madison, WI linkage group LG5, Vvil1.0, whole genome shotgun sequence genome:
- the LOC131606775 gene encoding embryonic abundant protein VF30.1-like has protein sequence MEFKSLSVLALFLLTLLGINGFKSEEEYWKSVWPNTPIPKALSDLLLSDKEVSIPIKSHEEKQYWTVFFEHDLYPGKTMNLGIPKHSDIQSSKSTTPVPVKNARQTFKTRKGLGQTHEKENQPFGLTIKSDKTKMENIGTNQPFGTFVWWHKKETETPNQPCGLSVHDKKEVEKENQPFGTFVWWHKRETEKEKKPFGFRACYKKEIEKENQPFGTFVWWHKRETEKEKKPFEFSAWDRKNTKKENQPFGFSASYKNEVEKQNQPFGTFVWWHKKEAEKAKKHFEFSAWDKKESEKENQPFVAHTLDEKEVHILNNYCGTPSAIGEDKHCASSLESMMDFAISKLGKNIKVMSSSFSQSQDQYVVEDIKKIGDKAVMCHRLNFKKVVFYCHTINATTTYMVPLVASDGTKSKALTICHHDTRGMNPNVLHEVLNVKQENVPICHFIGNKAIAWVPNVSESRGNSCVI, from the exons ATGGAGTTTAAAAGTCTATCTGTTTTAGCTCTCTTTTTG TTGACTCTCTTGGGAATTAATGGATTTAAATCTGAAGAAGAATATTGGAAATCTGTTTGGCCAAACACTCCTATACCTAAGGCACTTTCAGATCTTCTATTGTCTG ATAAAGAAGTAAGTATACCTATCAAAAGTCATGAAGAGAAACAATATTGGACTGTCTTTTTTGAACACGACCTATATCCTGGGAAGACAATGAACTTAGGAATCCCTAAACATTCAGATATCCAATCATCAAAATCAACAACACCAGTACCTGTCAAAAATGCACGCCAGACTTTTAAGACTCGCAAAGGGCTTGGGCAAACACATGAAAAAGAAAATCAACCTTTTGGATTAACCATTAAGAGCGACAAAACCAAAATGGAAAATATTGGAACAAATCAACCTTTTGGAACTTTTGTCTGGTGGCATAAAAAAGAAACTGAAACACCAAATCAACCTTGTGGACTTAGTGTTCATGATAAAaaagaagttgaaaaagaaaatcaaCCTTTTGGAACGTTCGTGTGGTGGCATAAAAgagaaactgaaaaagaaaagaaaccttTTGGATTCAGGGCATGTtataaaaaagaaattgaaaaagaaaatcaacCTTTTGGAACGTTTGTATGGTGGCATAAAAgagaaactgaaaaagaaaagaagcCTTTTGAATTTAGTGCATGGGAtagaaaaaatactaaaaaagaaaatcaacCCTTTGGATTTAGTGCGTCGTACAAAAATGAAGTTGAAAAACAAAATCAACCTTTTGGAACGTTTGTGTGGTGGCATaaaaaagaagctgaaaaagcaaaGAAACATTTTGAATTTAGTGCATGGGataaaaaagaaagtgaaaaagaaaatcaaCCTTTTGTAGCACACACATTAGATGAAAAAGAAGTTCACATTCTTAACAACTATTGTGGAACTCCATCTGCAATAGGGGAAGACAAACATTGTGCCTCATCACTAGAATCAATGATGGATTTTGCCATTTCAAAGCTTGGAAAGAATATAAAAGTGATGTCAAGTTCATTTTCTCAAAGTCAAGACCAATATGTAGTGGAGGATATAAAGAAAATTGGAGACAAAGCAGTGATGTGTCAtagattaaattttaaaaaagttgtaTTTTATTGTCACACAATAAATGCAACAACAACTTATATGGTCCCATTGGTGGCCTCCGATGGAACTAAATCGAAAGCACTAACTATTTGCCACCATGACACTAGAGGTATGAATCCTAATGTGTTACATGAAGTTCTCAATGTTAAACAAGAAAATGTCCCCATTTGCCATTTTATTGGTAACAAGGCTATTGCTTGGGTACCCAATGTGAGCGAGTCTCGTGGCAATTCTTGTGTCATCTAG